A genomic stretch from Streptomyces sp. QL37 includes:
- the rbsK gene encoding ribokinase — translation MTAIAVLGSTNMDLVAYVARAPGRGETVTGREFRTVPGGKGANQAVAAARAGGEVVMIGAVGTDEYGSSLRTNLEHAGVDTELLHTVAGPSGTAHIVVDDEGSNAIVVIPGANGTVTALGPGERAAVAAAGLLLLQLELPLSVVVEGARTAKARGVRTILTPSPVQPLPTGLLDDVDLLIPNEHEAAALTGYAEPHAAAQILLRQVPEVVITLGGKGCLYAARGGEPVLFPAPEVTAVDTTGAGDTFVGTLAVALGEGRSVPEALAWASSAAALCVQKPGASTSMPYRSEIDAL, via the coding sequence ATGACAGCGATCGCCGTGCTCGGCAGCACCAACATGGACCTGGTCGCCTACGTCGCCCGGGCGCCCGGACGCGGGGAGACCGTCACCGGACGGGAGTTCCGGACCGTCCCCGGCGGCAAGGGGGCCAACCAGGCCGTCGCGGCGGCCCGCGCGGGGGGCGAGGTGGTGATGATCGGGGCCGTCGGGACCGATGAGTACGGCTCGTCGCTCCGGACGAACCTGGAGCACGCCGGTGTGGACACGGAGCTGCTGCACACCGTCGCCGGGCCCAGCGGCACCGCGCACATCGTCGTCGACGACGAGGGGTCCAACGCGATCGTGGTGATCCCCGGCGCGAACGGCACCGTGACCGCGCTGGGCCCCGGGGAGAGAGCCGCCGTCGCCGCGGCCGGCCTGCTCCTCCTCCAGCTGGAACTCCCGCTCTCCGTCGTGGTCGAGGGAGCGCGGACCGCGAAGGCCCGGGGCGTACGGACGATCCTCACCCCCTCCCCCGTGCAGCCGCTGCCGACCGGACTCCTGGACGACGTCGACCTGCTGATCCCCAACGAGCACGAGGCCGCCGCGCTCACCGGATACGCGGAACCGCACGCCGCGGCCCAGATCCTGCTGCGACAGGTCCCCGAGGTCGTGATCACGCTCGGCGGGAAAGGGTGCCTGTACGCGGCACGCGGCGGCGAACCGGTCCTATTCCCCGCCCCCGAGGTCACCGCCGTCGACACGACCGGCGCCGGGGACACCTTCGTCGGCACGCTCGCCGTGGCACTCGGCGAGGGCCGGTCCGTGCCGGAGGCGCTGGCCTGGGCGTCCTCCGCCGCGGCGCTCTGTGTGCAGAAACCGGGCGCGTCCACGTCCATGCCGTACCGAAGCGAGATCGATGCCCTGTGA
- a CDS encoding CoA transferase yields MSTTTAPLSGLRVLDLATLFAGPLAATMLGDFGAEVIKVEHPRKPDPSRGHGPAKDGIGLWWKLLGRNKRTLTLDLSAPGGRDVLLRLAADTDVIIENFRPGTLERWGLGWEELRAVNPRLVLARVTGFGQTGPYAHRPGFGTLAEAMSGFAAVTGEPDGPPTLPPFGLADSIAALATAYAVMTALSGRGLTGQGQVVDMAIIEPILTVLGPQPLWYDQLGYVQPRTGNRSRNNAPRNTYRTSDGHWVAVSTSAQSVAERVMRLVGRPELIEEPWFSAGTTRAEHADELDEAVGHWIARRTREEAVDAFEKAEAAIAPINDVRDVMEDPQYRALGTITEVDDPELGPLRMQNVLFRLSETPGAIRWAGRPHGADTDAILAELGLSAPAVAALRDEGAL; encoded by the coding sequence GTGAGTACGACGACCGCTCCCCTCTCCGGCCTGCGGGTCCTGGACCTCGCCACCCTCTTCGCCGGGCCTCTCGCGGCCACCATGCTCGGGGACTTCGGGGCCGAGGTCATCAAGGTCGAGCATCCGCGCAAGCCCGATCCCTCGCGCGGCCACGGCCCCGCGAAGGACGGGATCGGCCTGTGGTGGAAGCTGCTCGGCCGGAACAAGCGCACGCTGACCCTCGACCTGTCCGCCCCCGGCGGCCGGGACGTGCTGCTGAGGCTGGCCGCGGACACCGATGTGATCATCGAGAACTTCCGGCCCGGGACCCTGGAGCGCTGGGGGCTGGGCTGGGAGGAGCTCCGCGCCGTCAACCCCCGGCTGGTGCTGGCCAGGGTCACCGGCTTCGGGCAGACCGGCCCCTACGCGCACCGGCCCGGCTTCGGCACGCTCGCCGAGGCGATGAGCGGCTTCGCCGCCGTCACCGGGGAGCCGGACGGGCCGCCGACCCTGCCGCCGTTCGGCCTGGCCGATTCGATCGCGGCGCTCGCCACGGCCTACGCGGTGATGACGGCGCTGTCCGGGCGCGGTCTCACCGGGCAGGGGCAGGTGGTGGACATGGCGATCATCGAGCCGATCCTCACCGTGCTGGGGCCGCAGCCGCTCTGGTACGACCAGCTCGGGTACGTCCAGCCGCGGACCGGGAACCGCTCCCGCAACAACGCCCCGCGCAACACCTACCGCACCTCCGACGGCCACTGGGTCGCCGTCTCGACCTCCGCCCAGTCGGTCGCGGAACGCGTGATGCGGCTGGTGGGGCGTCCGGAGCTGATCGAGGAACCATGGTTCTCCGCCGGGACCACCCGCGCCGAGCACGCGGACGAACTCGACGAGGCGGTGGGCCACTGGATCGCCCGGCGCACCAGGGAGGAGGCGGTGGACGCCTTCGAGAAGGCCGAGGCGGCGATCGCGCCGATCAACGACGTACGGGATGTGATGGAGGACCCCCAGTACCGGGCGCTGGGCACGATCACCGAGGTCGACGACCCCGAGCTGGGGCCGCTGCGGATGCAGAACGTGCTGTTCCGCCTCTCGGAGACGCCGGGGGCGATCCGCTGGGCCGGGCGGCCTCACGGGGCGGACACGGACGCGATCCTGGCGGAGCTCGGCCTCTCCGCCCCCGCGGTCGCCGCGCTGCGGGACGAGGGGGCGCTGTGA